From Triticum aestivum cultivar Chinese Spring chromosome 7B, IWGSC CS RefSeq v2.1, whole genome shotgun sequence:
CTCAGGAGAGCATGCGGCCACCAGAGGAAGCCCTCCGCCACCGTTGAAGCGCATCAGCCCATCGAAATGGCCGCCGCCCTTGCGCACCACCGCAGCAACCCCATGTGCCCACGCCACGGTCAACGCGCCCCCGTGTCGACGCCAAGCCTTCGCGCCACCGGGAACGAAGGAgggcagccccgccgccgccgacgccttacgggctttgcccggcgacgcTCTCCatcggcggcgaggggaggagaaggaggggcgGCCACCGCTGTTTTCGATCTAGGGTTCCGTGCGTGCTGCTCCGAGGGAGTGACGCGGAGTAGCGGGGTTTTTGCACATTAAGGTCCTCTCAGGTCCAGCTTTGCCCACAAAAATAATAATGATCTCATGTAAGAAATGACAAATTGATGCTGGTTTTTGAGAAGGATACATTTACATGCATCTTGTTGTCCCAATCTAACAAAATGATTTATAGAAGCTCCTTTCATGTGAACTAACCACTGAAGAATCTGGGCATGGACAACCTTGTACAGTACAGTAAGAGAAGCTAGAACAAAATGCTTCACAAATCCCATCCTTTGTCAAAAATATTGGTTGCACTTGACTCGGGTCAAATACAAACCAGTAGCTGCATTACTGCCAGTATttcctccgtccagaaatacttgtcggaggcaTGAATAGGATTTAGGCTATTTGTTCAGAACAAAGGGTGAAGCATTCCTATCCTTGCTTAGCTACATTACTGCTACCCTTACTTAGCTGCATTGCTACTGAATTGAAGTGGTCAGAAGCCAGAACAATTCATAGTCTCATTCATACACTCGTACTAATCATCCATAGCTTAGCTGCACTACTTCCACTGAATTGAACAGTTCGTCATACGTACTACTACTCTTATCTTGCATTAAACAAGTAAACCATCAGAAGCCATCTAAGTTAACATGGTGCAGATTATCAAACGCATACTTCACTGCATCCTCCTCGGCGTCCTGGCCTGTGGTGTAGCAGACTTGGGAGCGCCGCCGGCCGGTCGGATCAGATCAATCCGGACGCTGAGCATCAGTGTGTCGCCGGAGAGCAGCTCCTGGGGCACCGCCAAGAACATCCCCTGCCCCGGCGCCGGCGCGCCGGTGGACAGCGCGCTGCTGCTCACCGCCGAGGTCATGAGGACCAGGTTGTCCTTGTCGTCGCCCGCCGGGCGCTCCACGGACAGCTTGCACCGGAACTGGGGCGCCGCCTCGCCCGCGCCGTCCGGCCTGACGCAGACCAGCGACACGGCGGTGGCAGCGCCGAGCGGGCCGAGGGACACGAGGAACACGCTGCGGTCCTCCCCGACGAGCACGTGCCAGCGGCGCGACAGGGAGAAGCCGAGGTTCCAAGGCCGGCCGTAGCGGACCGTGACCGCGTGGCGCTGGTGGCCGGCGGCGAAGTGGTCGAGCAGCATCGCGCGGGATCCCACGAAGACGCAGCCGGGCTCCGGGCAGGAGCAGGGCGCGCACTGGCACGCGCGCTGGTGGTCCGCCGCGCCGTGGTACACCACGTAGCGCTCGCAGCCGAACACCTTGTAGGGGCACGGCACCTTGGCGGCGCCGAGCACGGCGTCTAGCTCGCCGCAGTGGGTGCCGGCGCGGCTGCAGAGGGCGGCGTGGCCGGCGCGGCAGAAGCAGCACACCACGTGCCCGGCGGCCTCGCACTGCGACAGGAAACGCAGATCTTCAACTTCCATAACCGTGGCAAGAAGATAGATATACTCCTAGAATGGAAAAGATGACGAATTTCTTCCTGATAAATACATGTGTAATAATCGATCTACGCAATCCTCTCAGAAAGTGAGATGGAAAGAGGGTTTTTTGGTTCTTCCAAACAAACTGTGTTCTTGGCAAGCAGAATCGTGGATCACTCTGTCTCTGGGTGAGAGGGGAATTGAATCACCTTGAACACGGGAGGCTTGAGGGGGAGGAGGCAGGCCTGGCAGTGCAGCAGCGCCACGTCCATCCTCACGTCGATCTGCACCGGCGCCATGGCTTCCCCCGCCGCCGTCGCAGCACCCCCATCCCCTCCGCCTCCGCCCTCTCCCTGCATCAAGACCTCTCCTTCCTCCCACTCCGGCTTCACCTCCTCACTCACGCTCTTGCCGCACATCTCCCCTCCCTCCATTGTTATTTCTGCTCGCGCAGTGTGTGTTACATGGTGAAATAAGAGAATGGCAAAAGAGGAAAACGGGAGGGGCCATTGCGAGCCAGCAGAGCATACCCAAAAACTGAAAGAAACAGGACAATAATTTCAGCCTGTGCAGCCTTCCTTGCTTTTTCCCTTTGACTGATCAAACAGCAGAATGTTACAAGAAAAGGCCAAATTCACCGTTCTAACTCTTTTTTTTAAAGTTCAGCACGATATGACGCCACTTAAAAAAAGGATATGACTTTTTTTCCTACCGTCAGTCACCCCGACGATAGCATAACACCACCTACCACAGTGTCTCTGGCGTTCATGTCAGTGTCAGTAACGACCCGTCCGCCTCTGCCGTCAATCTTACTGCCATGGGCCTCGGCGATAGGCAGTTATACCCTACCGCCATTGACTCTGGCGATAGGGTTTGAACAGTTAAAGGCCGCAGGGGCGGCTGGCGGGTCCCACCGACCGAAATAGAGCGGGGGTTTAATTGGATGAATGGATGGATATATGTTGGATATATGAATGTGTGGATGAATGGATGGATATATGTTGGATATATGAATGTGTGGATGAATGGATGGATATATGTTGGATATATGAATGTGTGGATGAATGGATGAATATATGTTGGATATATGAATGTGTGATGAATGGATGGATATATGTTGGATGTGTGGATGTGTGGATGTGTGGATGGATATAGgtgaaccctagttcatcttttagTTTGATTTTTTGTAACTAAATTTAATTAGAGTTGATGTGTGTATCAATGGAAGGATATATGGATGTGTGGATGAACCCTACTTCATCTTGTGGTATTGCTATATTTAAAATGAATTCATATGCATATATGTGTGGAATATTTAGAAAGGTGGATGGTGAATGTGTGGAGACATATATTTAGAATGATGAATGATTGTTGACCAATGGTTGTTGATGTAGTAATGTTGATGAATGGTTGTGGATGTAGTAATGTTGATGAATGAATgttgtgcacacacacacacacacacacacacacacacacacacacacatgtatgtacatttttttgtgaatttttttaacTCGAATAGGCAATTGTTTAGGAGAACCCTTAATCCGAACATCGGCACTCGATACAGTATGCTTGACCATGCCTTCATCGGTATGTTTTATCGAGAATGGAGTGGTAACATTTTGTTGGCTTTGATCAAATTCTTGCATATATTTTGCTGGCTTTGCAATATCTTTCCTTTATtagtcatttttttctttttggggtattttttggaTGTTGGGTGAGTGTAAATGTATACACATGAATACTacaaaatatatacaaaaaaattactATTATATATTTATTCTTTGCATACTATAAAAGGTGCAATTTTAGTGCAAAACTGTGTGCAAGTTTCTTTCTTAAATGAtggtaccaatgccactaatttattGTTCCTTGTAAGACTTTACTATTTTaattttgctttattatactatcATTTTATCTTTTACTTAAGGGCAATACCAATGtgactaattcattccttcttatgAAACTTCTTATTTGCAAAAATTCCACTATTATTTGCTTATTCTTGCACAATTTAAAAGGCATCACTTTTGTGTATATTGCCTGTAATTTTTGTCATTGTTTGTtttaaatttttatttattttatttcttcttaaaggTTAATACCAATAACACTAATGTAATCTTCCTTAGAAAATTtcattgttttgatttttttagttTGTGTTTTATTTGTTTCTTCTTAAAGAGTAATATCAAACCCACTAATTTAtttttcttagaaaacttcatCATAGTGATTTtccagttttattttattttgtttcttctttaatggtaataccaatgccactcaTTCATTCCTTCTTAGGAAACTCCTTTTTTTGTTGTAAAATTCCACTATTTATATGCGTAATTTTGCATATTATAACGAAATGCAGTTTCTATGTAAATTATGTTCCAATTTTGTCATTGTTCGTTTTAttaatttttattttcttcttcttaaagggtaataccaaagcCACTAATTCATTATTTCTTAGAAAACCTCATAATATTTAATGCTTATATTGTTGTCACTAGTTCCTTCTGCTTTGGAAACTTCATTTTTGTATAAGTTCCACTATTATACGATTATTCTTGTATATTATCAAAAGTGCAATttatgtgtaaattgtgtgcaaatgtTGTCATTTTTGTGTCActagttttcattttctttcttcttaaagagtAATAACAACGTCActaattcatattttttttcttaGGAAACTTCATTATTTGGTTTCCTTTTGgttttattttgattttgtttcttCTTAAGGGTAACACCAAAGCCACTAATTCTTTCTTTCTTAAAAAACTTCATTATTTTAATGTTgatttagtttttattttattccctTTCTTCTTTGGGCGTAATAGTAGTGCAACTAATTCATTCCTTGTTAGAAACGTTTTTCTTGCAAATCTTTTACTATTACATGCTTATTCTTTCATATTAAAAAGTGTACAATTTATGTGTATATTGTGTGCACATATTTTAATTTATTTAATAGTTTTCCATTTCCTTTCTTCTTTTAGGGTAatatcaatgccactaattcattctaaCTTAGAagattttatttttaaaattatttttattttctattttagtaTATTAGTATAGGGGGATGAAAAGGTTAGGGACAATAGAAGTTTTTATGTTCTGTTTTGTTACACATAGTTGCATGATATTGTTTTTGTTTTAAAATTGTttatctttatttttcttttattcaaattgttaggtgctactccctccgttcgaaaatacttgtcattaaaatggatgtatctagctcCATTGATGTGAAGAGACGTTAGTTAGTCCAGAGAGACACACACCTTACAAGCCATGTATATATGCGAACAAATTCATTGTCACGTGCGCATCCGATGAGCTTTACCTTGCACCTATGCGTCATTCCATCATTGGTATCGTTGTGCAGCTGAGCTAGCTCCGTTCGACATGGCATGAGAAAAAGACCGTGCATTCAGCCGAGAGCTGGCTagtcacgcacgcacgcatgcacaccacATGGCACACCGCACGCTGCATGTAAAAGAAAAAATGACTGATCCAATTAACAAATTGAGGCGACTGCCTTATACAGTCAGTCCACACGAAAATCTTTTCTAAGGGTTTATGGCATCTTCAAAGAAACATGCAAAACACCGGTATATGTCCGACCCGATACATTTGTTTACTTTTGTAATTCAATAAAAACTTATATTAGTCTGAGAAGCTGTCTGCACGTCTAAATTTTAGTATTGAAACTGCTGCACAGCCGAAAAAGCTAGAAATGATCTGTGAACAACCTTCACATCCAACGGTTGGTTGCTCGGCTGGGTACGAGATTCCCTGGTTGGATTTAAACGTAGTGCGCGTATCATCCAAATTGTGTCGTCCGTATAGCACGGTTCTTCCAGTATTTTGAAAAAAAACGTGGGGAACTTCTGCCGGAGTCCGAACATGCACTTGATTAATCACATGCATGCCCATCTCTTCTTTATGCATGGTCCCTTTTTGTTCCTCTCTCCTTTCAATCAGACACAAAACCATAAATATCCCACCACGTGCACAGTTCCCACCTATTTTTTCTCCTCTCGGTCGGATACTCTGTAAATAGTGTTGGATGACTTCCTCCCATATCATATCCACAgatagggctggaaaaaaagcttgaagctcgcgagctaaacacGTAGCttgtgactcggctcgaatcgactcgaactcaaagaataacgagtcgagtcgagctttagtttaagatcgtttataggcCAAGTTAAACGAGTCAATCTTACGAGTACTCGTGTAATTCATTAGGCTCAATACAATAGATCAGCCACTCAAAATACAAAGAAAGATCAGCCACTAAATAGCCTACGTCCCAGACGCGCACAACCCAAGGCCAAGCAGTTGAAGGCCTAGCCTCCTAGGAGACTCGTGCGTTACAAGAAAATTAgaattgtttagtgatatatatgttcaatatatacataatcatttttatcatatttAAGGGCTTTATGCTTATATCttaaacgagcttaacaagctaaacgagccagctcgcgagttatacgagtcgaaccaatcttgggtttgagctcgttatagtaacgagtcgagtcgagctaacTCGTTAACGAAatgagctctagcgagtcgagccgagctcggctcggctcgaattccagccctatcCGCAGACCACGTCCAAAAGTAAAAATTAACATATATTAGAAGAATTTGTGGGTCGGCATTGAAGATGTCCTTATTGCCTTGGTTTTTCCTACCCAACAACCAAATTAAAACAAAGTTGCAAATgttcccctctctctctcatgcaaatGCACCTCGCCAATGAATCGGCAACGTACACCCTTTTCACTTTAAACTGAATCCCGGGCGCATATTGAAAGTTTTCCCCGCCGAAAGCTGTGGAAATTGGCCCAGCTCTAGAGTCTCCAGACTGCTCGTGTCCATTTTCGGAAATGGCTCACATGCATACGAGTACGACACATTTCCATTTTTGTGCTGAGAAATGCATCGTCGTTTCACAGTGGTCGGTGTAGGCGTGGTTGTAAGCAAAAATGCTAGACCTTCGTATGGCTTCACGAAAAGCTACCTAAGCTTTCCATCGCTAACTAATCAGCCCCCTGATTTTTAGGGGATGGGGccccttccttttctttttcaatCAAATATCTCCACCTAAGCCTCTTCGCAAGATACGTAAAACAATTTACGTAGGTGTAGCGTTGTCCGGTTGTAAGTGTCGAGGCCCTCCCTTGTGTCAGATGGTTGCATCGCGCGCCGCCTAAGTTTTTTACATTACATTTTATCTTCTACGAACAATTTATACAAACGAAAAATGGATCCTTCACTTTTTTCCCGTCTTGCTGATTACTAGTAGTAGTGATCTAATCGCTTttattacagagggagtagtaggcaCCATCCGGCCGCAACACAAGTACACAACCCCAGCCGCCTCGCCATGGCTCCTTCTTGGAGCTCGGGATCCTAGTCACCGGACGAACTCCGTGAGGAACCCTCccgcgatggaggcggcggcgacgacgacgacgtctCGGCGCCGCACGAGCTGGTCACCTCGCGGTTGCGCAGCCGAGGAACCCTGGAGAAGATCTGCAACAAGTACTCCATCCCCGACAGCTTCACCCCAATCCTCGCCGGCAACCTCTCCTcatggtcgccgccgccgcccggatatGTCTGCGTGTACGTCGACTCGCTCTCGGTATGCGCCTGCCCCTCCACCCCTTCTTCGGCACGGTACTCAACCACTTCGGGCTCGCCCCGAGCCAGCTCTTGCCCAACGGCTGGCGCGTCCTGGCGGGCTTCGTCGTGCTATCCCACTTTGCCGGTGTGGAGCCGTCGCTGGCCGTGTTCCGGCACTTCTTCGCGTTGTGCCCGTTCCCGCCGCACAGGTTCTACAGCTTCCGCGGAAAGGACAACCACGGCCTGCTCTTCGCCCGGATGCGCAACAGATTTGCCCGGTGTTGGAaggaggatttcttcttcttggtgTCGTCGGCGCCGTGGCCGTGCCTGGTGGAGTGGGGGGAACTTTCCGGGTCCTCCACCTTGGATCAATCGCTGACCGGCAAGGAGAAGGCCATGGCGAAGAAGCTGCAGCGTGCTCGAGGGAGTTCTCCGATTGATCTCACCACATATCTCTGCAACGACAACCTTGCCGCAGCCAAGATCATTGGGGCACCATCTGCGCCGCAGCCAACTCCTCGAGGTGAAccggcaggggcggagccaggatttaaaCATGAGGGGGGCGAGACAGCATTGATGACGCAAACGACAGAATATCACAATATACTAAGTCTCATGATAGCATTGATGATAATACATAAAATTATTGTTTGGAAATGTAAAATATATTATTATTAGTAATAATATTGGAGCTTGAAGTTGAACCAATTGGTTTGAAAAAGAATTTACCCCATTTGTTGTTGATGTCTTCCGCTCCATCTTTGACTAGTACAAATATTCACATAATTACTAGACTAATTTACTTTTTATAAGAAACATTAATTAAGCAGATTAAGGTCGTAATTTATCAAAAAAATTCCACTCCCTCAGTTTTAAAATAATTGAAGCTCTAAGTTTGTTCGAAGTTAAACTTCTTCAGGTTTTATCAAGTttgtagaaaaatatatcaatatttgAAACATCATAGTTTTATTAGAATCTTTTAGAAAAATATGCACACTATGTATATTTAATTTGTAGATCTTACCATATTTTTCTATAAACATGATTAAACTTAAATTGGTTTTACTTAGGACAAACGTAGAACTATAATTATTATAAAACAGAGAGTAATAATTACTATCAGTGTAATATAGCTTAATCTATTCTACTCACCCGAGATCTAGCCATATTTGGTGGCCGGTGTTGTTGTCATGTCGAGTAGCGGCCAGCGGCAATGACAAACACCCTAGACCCTAGCAGGACACGCTGACGGCAAGCGGCAGCGGCGAAGAACGACCTAGCAGAAGTGCAGAACACGCATGTACGTAATGATGGATTAGGCACTGGGCCGTGGTAAAacaatacttcctccgttccataatgtaaaaTGTTTTTTGATAGCCAGCCACCGTCGTACATGCATTATTGGGTGGGCTTCTCTGCTTTGGTGCTGGTCCAGTTAATTGTTTATATATGGGCTTATGTTACGCTAAAAAAGAAATGGGCTAATTATGTATTTAGCTGCGGCTGTTAGGCATATAATACGCACTACCTGCTGCAAATCGTTGAGGGGGGCGAGCGATTGGCAGGGGTCTGACCCCTGCTCGCCCCTCCCTGTCTCCGCTGAACCATGAACGTCAACCCCTCCGGCATTATAGAATTCAGAACGTTGCCGTGCATTGTACTGATCCGTGATTTGCAATCCCTTGCGTACTTGTGACAGAGAAGGCAGCCACGGCCGCGCGCGTGTCGGCGGGGAAGGTGGCGGCGAAGAGCGAGCCGGACACGGACTGCGAGGTGCTGCCTTGCGCGCCGTCGTTTGGGAAGAAAAGGAAGGTGGCGGTTGACCGTGCGGTCGACGGCGAGAGCTCGGCCTCGGAGCCCTCTGGGCCGCCGGGCTTCCCCGGCCCCTGCAAGCCGCCGTCC
This genomic window contains:
- the LOC123158011 gene encoding E3 ubiquitin-protein ligase SINA-like 4 isoform X1; the protein is MEGGEMCGKSVSEEVKPEWEEGEVLMQGEGGGGGDGGAATAAGEAMAPVQIDVRMDVALLHCQACLLPLKPPVFKEYIYLLATVMEVEDLRFLSQCEAAGHVVCCFCRAGHAALCSRAGTHCGELDAVLGAAKVPCPYKVFGCERYVVYHGAADHQRACQCAPCSCPEPGCVFVGSRAMLLDHFAAGHQRHAVTVRYGRPWNLGFSLSRRWHVLVGEDRSVFLVSLGPLGAATAVSLVCVRPDGAGEAAPQFRCKLSVERPAGDDKDNLVLMTSAVSSSALSTGAPAPGQGMFLAVPQELLSGDTLMLSVRIDLIRPAGGAPKSATPQARTPRRMQ
- the LOC123158011 gene encoding putative E3 ubiquitin-protein ligase SINA-like 6 isoform X2 — translated: MEGGEMCGKSVSEEVKPEWEEGEVLMQGEGGGGGDGGAATAAGEAMAPVQIDVRMDVALLHCQACLLPLKPPVFKCEAAGHVVCCFCRAGHAALCSRAGTHCGELDAVLGAAKVPCPYKVFGCERYVVYHGAADHQRACQCAPCSCPEPGCVFVGSRAMLLDHFAAGHQRHAVTVRYGRPWNLGFSLSRRWHVLVGEDRSVFLVSLGPLGAATAVSLVCVRPDGAGEAAPQFRCKLSVERPAGDDKDNLVLMTSAVSSSALSTGAPAPGQGMFLAVPQELLSGDTLMLSVRIDLIRPAGGAPKSATPQARTPRRMQ